A single region of the Raphanus sativus cultivar WK10039 chromosome 1, ASM80110v3, whole genome shotgun sequence genome encodes:
- the LOC130495083 gene encoding F-box/kelch-repeat protein SKIP25-like has product MKKIKHENTEREAKPKRSGSMATAAAKSTPAKRRRRIDDGKQIALIDGLPDHISELCLSLVRRPSLLAAVCTRWRRLIYSPEFPPFSSLYALFVASSSAPAPGFRRANSAIRFMCFDPVSSKWDPLPPPPPELPLNRIIYRHPSYISFNLPIQCVSAAGKLVIIAGSNQELSPAISHPLIFDPISSTWTSGPPVGSPRRWCATGACGGVIYIASGMSSQFSPTVAKSIEKLDLTDHNGGNWEKLREMRDLRFSREDIEAVGWRRKLLMVNVKGDAVKEGVVYDVVNDDWEAMPEEMVAGWRGPVAAMEEETLYSVDEKKGTVRVYDEEKREWRDVTVVEGGEKLLKGAQQVTAVAGKLCVVTVGGRIVMVDVMAEPARIWTVEKPQELEPVSVYVLPRMSRPDFS; this is encoded by the coding sequence atgaaaaaaattaaacatgaaAACACAGAGAGAGAAGCGAAACCGAAACGGTCTGGATCAATGGCTACCGCCGCCGCGAAATCAACGCCGGCgaagcgaagaagaagaatcgacGACGGAAAGCAAATCGCCTTAATCGACGGACTTCCCGACCACATATCGGAGCTCTGTCTTTCCCTCGTCCGCCGTCCGTCGCTACTCGCCGCCGTTTGTACACGGTGGCGCCGCCTCATATACTCTCCCGAGTTCCCACCGTTCTCGTCTCTCTACGCGCTTTTCGTCGCCTCGAGCTCGGCTCCGGCCCCGGGTTTCCGTCGCGCTAACTCAGCAATCCGGTTTATGTGTTTCGACCCGGTCTCTTCCAAATGGGATccgcttcctcctcctccacctgaACTACCTCTTAACCGGATCATCTACCGTCATCCGTCGTATATTTCATTTAACTTACCGATTCAGTGCGTTTCCGCCGCCGGAAAACTCGTGATCATCGCCGGGAGTAACCAAGAGCTCTCTCCGGCGATCTCTCACCCTCTGATTTTCGATCCAATCTCTTCTACATGGACCTCCGGGCCACCAGTTGGATCCCCGAGACGTTGGTGCGCAACCGGAGCTTGCGGCGGAGTTATCTACATCGCTAGTGGTATGAGTTCGCAGTTCTCGCCAACCGTCGCGAAATCGATCGAGAAACTCGATCTCACGGATCATAATGGCGGGAACTGGGAGAAactgagagagatgagagacTTACGGTTTAGCCGTGAAGACATTGAGGCAGTTGGATGGAGAAGGAAGCTTTTAATGGTGAACGTAAAAGGCGACGCAGTTAAAGAAGGAGTTGTATACGATGTCGTTAACGACGATTGGGAAGCCATGCCGGAGGAAATGGTGGCGGGATGGAGAGGTCCGGTGGCGGCGATGGAGGAGGAGACGCTTTATTCAGTTGATGAGAAGAAAGGAACAGTGAGAGTATACGATGAGGAGAAGAGAGAGTGGAGAGACGTGACGGTGGTGGAAGGTGGTGAAAAGTTACTTAAAGGAGCTCAGCAAGTTACGGCGGTGGCAGGGAAGCTTTGTGTTGTTACCGTCGGCGGAAGGATTGTGATGGTGGATGTTATGGCGGAGCCGGCGAGGATTTGGACCGTGGAGAAACCTCAAGAGCTTGAACCGGTTTCGGTTTACGTATTACCAAGAATGAGCCGACCGGATTTTAGCTGA